CGCCGGCGATGCAACTCAAGTGAATGACAATCGTTGTTGGCTTTTTACGATGACGCACGGATTCGAGTCCGCGTCCGAATCGTCAACTCCACAAGGGAATCTGCTGCATGACTCGACAAAGCTCGAAGACCTGGTCCGAGCACGATCTGAAGAAACTGAAAGATTATGCCGATGCAGGCGCATCGCATTATCGGACAGCCGCGGCGCTCAATCGCACCGTATCCGGTGTGCGCAGCATGGCGCAGCGTCATGGCATCCGTTTCGTTTCACCGAAAACGGCGCGTCACGCTGTCGATACGACAACGCCCGCGCCGCTTTCCTGAATCCCGATCGGTTTTGAGAGGCGGGCTTCTCAGCCCGCCGCCGACATTTTCGCGACCTTCATTTGCTTGAGAAGCGCGACGACCTGGGCCGGCGTATCCGCCACCTGAATTCCCGCCTTCTCCAGCGCGGCACGCTTTGAGGCATACCCGCCACGCCCACCGGTAACGATGGCGCCGGCATGGCCCATCTTCTTGTCCGGCGGCGAAGAGCGGCCCGCGATGAAGGAAACGATCGGCTTCTTCATGGTGCGGGCGTATTCCGCCGCTTCTTCTTCCATCGCGCCGCCGATTTCGCCGACCAGCACGACGGCATCGGTCTTGGCATCGCGATCCAGCTCCATCAGCGCATCGCGCGTCGTGGTGCCGATGATCGGATCGCCGCCGATGCCGATGAACGCCGACTGGCCGAGATCGGCGCGCGTCAGGTTCAGGCACATCAGCGTACCGAGGCTGCCGCTGCGCGAGATCACGCCGACGCGGCCGGGCTTGAAGATGTTGGGGTTATGCCCCGGCATGATGCCGACGAAGCCCTCGCCCGGCGTCACGATGCCCGCCGTGTTGGGACCGATGATCCGGCTTTTCGAGACGCGCTGGCGCGCGAAGATCTCGAGGACGTCGTGCGCCGGAATATGCTCGGTGAGCGTCACGATGGTTTTGACGCCCGCATCAATCGCGTCGATGATGGCAGCCTTCGCCATCGACGGCGGAATGAAGATGACGGAGATATCGCATGGCGTATGTTTGGTGGCCTCGACCGCCGATCCGTAGATCGGCGTATCGAGGAACATCTCGCCCGCACGCTTGGGATTGACG
The nucleotide sequence above comes from [Pseudomonas] carboxydohydrogena. Encoded proteins:
- the sucD gene encoding succinate--CoA ligase subunit alpha; this translates as MIYRRGQKVLVQGMTGKQGAFWSERMREMGTDVAAGVNPKRAGEMFLDTPIYGSAVEATKHTPCDISVIFIPPSMAKAAIIDAIDAGVKTIVTLTEHIPAHDVLEIFARQRVSKSRIIGPNTAGIVTPGEGFVGIMPGHNPNIFKPGRVGVISRSGSLGTLMCLNLTRADLGQSAFIGIGGDPIIGTTTRDALMELDRDAKTDAVVLVGEIGGAMEEEAAEYARTMKKPIVSFIAGRSSPPDKKMGHAGAIVTGGRGGYASKRAALEKAGIQVADTPAQVVALLKQMKVAKMSAAG